The Pocillopora verrucosa isolate sample1 chromosome 14, ASM3666991v2, whole genome shotgun sequence genome has a segment encoding these proteins:
- the LOC131795106 gene encoding melatonin receptor type 1A-like: protein MVESEEQDSRGLRAVVLHTAFFTIMMVLSLAGNVLICLAFYRNKSLRTITNFYVLSLAVVDLMVAVFVFPSVTAASGLRKWPFSHEFCQFTGFLTNYWVFVSLSILALTAINRYVCVVKPQHYSFFFSKKKTMISICFVWIFMFIFYLVFIVALQATFEWQPNALHCRVTFPDENTTKVVYIGFGICTSLSMLFVLFGYCGVYRVIWRHKNAVVPFIHEGNNQGVSRAQEIKTSRVLFVAVFGFCVSWMPGIAMKAVEFGLKISVPSYLQSMPMLFSCISAWINPIIYGVMNRAMQREFENILLRWRRRKISATSHYSSLRAKSKVREVTEL from the coding sequence ATGGTAGAAAGCGAAGAACAAGATTCGAGAGGGCTGCGAGCTGTCGTTCTACACACAGCTTTTTTTACCATCATGATGGTCCTATCTCTGGCTGGAAACGTCTTGATTTGTCTGGCTTTCTACAGAAACAAGAGTCTACGAACTATCACTAATTTCTACGTTTTGTCCCTGGCGGTGGTAGATCTCATGGTGGCAGTTTTTGTGTTTCCCTCTGTGACCGCAGCTTCTGGTTTACGCAAATGGCCCTTTAGTCACGAATTTTGCCAGTTTACTGGTTTTCTTACAAATTACTGGGTTTTTGTGTCCCTCAGTATCTTGGCTCTTACAGCAATTAATCGATATGTTTGCGTTGTAAAACCACAACATTACTCGTTCTTCTTctctaaaaagaaaactatGATTTCGATTTGTTTCGTGTGgattttcatgtttattttctATCTCGTGTTCATTGTTGCATTGCAAGCTACTTTCGAATGGCAGCCAAACGCCCTGCACTGCAGAGTGACCTTCCCCGATGAAAATACTACGAAGGTGGTCTACATAGGTTTTGGAATATGCACTTCTCTATCGATGTTGTTCGTGTTATTTGGTTATTGCGGTGTCTACCGTGTCATCTGGCGACACAAAAATGCGGTCGTTCCTTTCATACATGAAGGAAACAACCAAGGCGTATCACGAGCACAGGAAATAAAAACCTCTCGGGTTCTTTTCGTCGCCGTATTCGGATTTTGTGTCTCTTGGATGCCCGGGATTGCCATGAAAGCTGTCGAGTTTGGCTTGAAGATATCGGTTCCTTCCTACTTACAGTCGATGCCCATGCTGTTTTCTTGCATCTCTGCTTGGATCAACCCGATAATTTATGGGGTTATGAATCGAGCGATGCAAAGGgagtttgaaaacattttgcttcGTTGGAGAAGAAGAAAGATCAGTGCAACTTCACATTATTCCAGCCTGCGCGCTAAATCTAAAGTACGCGAAGTAACTGAACTGTAA
- the LOC136278066 gene encoding histamine H2 receptor-like, with the protein MEEDTRSLTIVVTHTVFCSLSTLLALAGNLLVFLALYRNGRLRTITNLYVMSLAVADVIAATFLFPFRAIASGSRRWPFGYNFAQFAGFIRLVWVGVSVCSHVLTAVNRYFCVVKPQRYSIFFSRKKAILSIILVWLIMCVISLTGALGLQFIYLWNPNSISLNGILKSDKKIGKTVNIVFLCFGSLSISMVVYGYGGVYRVILQHNNAVAPSLQGASNSDAVSAQEIKSCRVLFATVFGFCTTWFPWIPLIILERGFNISIPSVALSIPALSTSISTWINPMIYGVMNRAMRREFQNILLCRN; encoded by the coding sequence ATGGAGGAGGATACACGAAGCTTGACAATCGTCGTCACGCATACAGTTTTTTGCAGTCTTTCGACACTTTTGGCACTAGCTGGAAACTTGCTCGTTTTTCTCGCTCTCTACAGAAACGGGAGATTACGAACCATTACTAACCTTTACGTGATGTCTCTGGCAGTGGCTGATGTGATTGCAGCgacctttctttttccttttagagCAATCGCCTCTGGCTCACGTAGGTGGCCATTCGGTTACAATTTTGCCCAGTTTGCAGGTTTCATTCGACTCGTCTGGGTTGGGGTGTCAGTTTGTTCCCATGTGCTAACAGCAGTAAATCGATATTTTTGCGTTGTAAAGCCACAAAGGTACTCCATCTTCTTCAGTAGAAAGAAAGCGATTCTATCAATTATTTTAGTTTGGCTAATAATGTGTGTTATTTCATTGACTGGTGCTCTTGGCTTACAATTTATTTACCTGTGGAATCCAAACAGCATCAGCCTAAACGGCATtttaaaaagtgataaaaagatTGGAAAGACTGTTAATATCGTTTTCTTATGCTTCGGCTCGCTATCAATTTCGATGGTAGTATATGGTTATGGAGGCGTCTATCGAGTCATACTACAACACAATAATGCTGTCGCCCCTTCTCTTCAAGGAGCCAGTAACTCAGATGCAGTGTCGGCACAGGAGATAAAATCCTGTCGAGTTCTGTTTGCCACCGTGTTTGGATTCTGCACCACCTGGTTTCCTTGGAttcctttgataattttagaaCGTGGTTTTAACATTTCCATTCCATCCGTTGCTCTATCGATTCCAGCGTTGTCAACTTCCATCTCTACGTGGATCAATCCGATGATCTATGGTGTGATGAATCGAGCAATGCGAAGGGAGTTTCAAAACATACTTCTATGTCGGAATTGA